One window of bacterium genomic DNA carries:
- a CDS encoding DNA polymerase ligase N-terminal domain-containing protein yields MPLKDYRKKRDFRRTPEPAGGEGAAAAPRGPAGLYVIQKHHAGHLHYDLRLEAGGVLKSWAVPKGPSLDPAEKRLAVEVEDHPLDYASFEGTIPAGEYGAGTVIVWDRGTYRPQGDASLEAMLEKGAVKIEIAGEKLRGGFALVRTRFGGKKTNWLLIKEKDAAARPGSDVTAEAPRSVLSGRDVDEIGDRRQEGR; encoded by the coding sequence GTGCCGCTCAAGGACTACCGGAAAAAGAGGGACTTCCGCCGCACGCCCGAGCCGGCCGGCGGGGAAGGGGCGGCCGCTGCGCCCCGCGGCCCCGCGGGGCTCTACGTGATCCAGAAGCACCACGCCGGCCACCTGCACTACGACCTGCGCCTCGAGGCCGGCGGCGTGCTCAAGAGCTGGGCCGTGCCGAAGGGGCCGAGCCTCGACCCGGCGGAGAAGCGGCTCGCCGTGGAGGTCGAGGACCACCCGCTCGACTACGCGTCCTTCGAGGGGACGATCCCGGCAGGGGAGTACGGGGCGGGCACGGTCATCGTCTGGGACCGCGGGACCTATCGGCCGCAGGGCGACGCGAGCCTGGAGGCGATGCTCGAGAAGGGCGCGGTGAAGATCGAGATCGCGGGCGAGAAGCTGCGCGGGGGCTTCGCGCTCGTGCGCACGCGCTTCGGCGGGAAGAAGACGAACTGGCTGCTCATCAAGGAGAAGGACGCGGCGGCGCGCCCCGGCTCGGACGTGACGGCGGAGGCGCCGCGCTCCGTGCTCTCGGGCCGCGACGTCGACGAGATTGGGGACAGGAGACAGGAGGGACGATGA